A genome region from Crossiella equi includes the following:
- a CDS encoding twin-arginine translocation signal domain-containing protein yields MNRRQFIAAGAVVAAVTAVGAACSAPWGSTAPTPPAAHARVVADGMTELAATEAQLAAAAANEPRREDSAYASNYFTVLAQLAHRGRDQASRLRHQLHGRPLPRGEEFTRQLEELALHYAALNGACLRRDITRARQARQAIATAMVAVHGLAPNLTGR; encoded by the coding sequence GTGAACCGGCGCCAGTTCATCGCCGCGGGCGCAGTCGTGGCCGCGGTTACCGCCGTCGGGGCGGCGTGCTCGGCCCCGTGGGGCAGCACCGCGCCCACCCCGCCCGCCGCGCACGCCCGTGTCGTGGCCGACGGCATGACCGAGCTGGCCGCCACCGAGGCGCAGCTGGCCGCCGCAGCCGCCAACGAACCCCGACGCGAGGACAGCGCGTACGCCTCGAACTACTTCACCGTGCTCGCCCAACTCGCCCACCGCGGCCGGGACCAAGCCTCCCGGCTCCGCCACCAGCTTCACGGGCGCCCCCTCCCCCGCGGTGAGGAGTTCACCCGGCAGCTGGAGGAGCTTGCGCTGCACTACGCCGCCCTCAACGGGGCGTGCCTGCGCCGCGACATCACCCGCGCCCGGCAGGCCCGGCAGGCCATCGCCACCGCGATGGTCGCGGTGCACGGCCTGGCCCCCAACCTCACCGGACGGTAA
- a CDS encoding GGDEF domain-containing protein, which translates to MTTRHDGITVVPQQLWAQQPRTSKDCPACGRPPEGPRTDRLTGLLDRDGWEQAVAHTHQQTREQNLSVALLLVDLDHFKDINDRFGHGVGDTVLQQAAAILRGCTREIDVVGRYGGHGGDEFLILAPDTEITGAFAQALRICAEISALTVSTRSAHGKPVTISGLTASVGIAVQRPGDGVHIAELIGCADGALLQAKRSGRDQVCLASLPGLFSRES; encoded by the coding sequence ATGACCACCCGCCACGACGGCATCACCGTTGTCCCGCAACAGCTATGGGCACAACAACCCCGCACGAGCAAGGATTGCCCGGCCTGCGGGCGTCCGCCCGAGGGCCCGCGCACCGACCGGCTCACCGGCCTGCTTGACCGCGACGGCTGGGAGCAGGCCGTGGCCCACACCCACCAGCAAACCCGCGAGCAGAACCTCAGCGTCGCCCTGCTGCTGGTCGACCTCGACCACTTCAAAGACATCAACGACCGCTTCGGCCACGGCGTCGGCGACACCGTCCTGCAGCAGGCCGCGGCCATCCTGCGCGGCTGCACACGCGAGATCGACGTGGTGGGCCGCTACGGCGGGCACGGCGGCGATGAGTTCCTCATCCTGGCCCCCGACACCGAGATCACCGGAGCTTTCGCCCAGGCGCTGCGCATCTGCGCCGAGATCTCCGCCCTTACCGTGAGCACCCGTAGCGCCCACGGCAAACCGGTGACCATCAGCGGGCTGACCGCCTCGGTCGGCATCGCCGTGCAGCGCCCCGGCGACGGCGTGCACATCGCCGAGCTGATCGGCTGCGCCGACGGCGCCCTGCTCCAGGCCAAACGCTCCGGCCGGGACCAGGTGTGCCTGGCCAGCCTGCCGGGCCTGTTCTCGCGGGAGTCCTGA